In a single window of the Penaeus monodon isolate SGIC_2016 chromosome 3, NSTDA_Pmon_1, whole genome shotgun sequence genome:
- the LOC119589132 gene encoding cuticle protein 18.6-like: MSPKYIIIAALVAVALARPDQPPAYGYAAPTPAPAPAKYDFNYAVKDEYSGNDFGHQEARDGYDTQGSYYVQLPDGRLQKVTYTVNGDSGFVAEVSYEGEAQYPAEQPAYKPAPSYA, encoded by the exons ATGTCTCCCAAG TACATCATCATTGCCGCACTTGTGGCCGTGGCACTTGCCCGCCCTGATCAGCCCCCAGCCTATGGCTATGCAGCCCCTACACCTGCTCCTGCAcctgccaagtacgacttcaactatgcCGTCAAGGACGAATACTCCGGTAATGACTTCGGCCACCAGGAGGCTCGCGACGGTTATGACACACAAGGATCTTACTATGTTCAGCTTCCTGACGGTCGTCTACAGAAGGTCACCTATACTGTCAACGGCGACTCTGGCTTCGTGGccgaggtcagctacgagggtgagGCCCAATACCCTGCCGAACAGCCTGCTTACAAGCCCGCCCCTTCATATGCTTAA